A DNA window from Chlamydia felis Fe/C-56 contains the following coding sequences:
- a CDS encoding D-alanyl-D-alanine carboxypeptidase family protein has product MTRVFLISGLFSLLLGLFTVPSYGDIPFPETRGNAAAVIHADSGKILYAKDIDKKIYPASMTKIATALFILKKHPEVLNRFITVKQDAIASITPQAKKQSGYRSPPHWLETDGVTIQLQNKEEVSGWDLFHALLICSANDAANTLATACSESVAEFMKQLNTFLRELGCEHTHFNNPHGLHHPNHYTTARDLTRIMRECLKEPLFRQVIRTTNYKMAPTNLSQERVLNLTNKLILPGSTYYYPPALGGKTGTTKDAGKNLIFAAKKHGRSIITIAAGYPAMGELYEDVIALCEGVFNEPLLRRYLIPPTEKYTLRLGLLGKVSIPLPQGVYYDFYASEEEEHQTISFVPHATKFPIHRGDLLGHWVFRGLSGMQIRAEPLYASETIQPSITQKFRLYAKRAVTSYRTYIVLTLILLYYRKTRMHRHKSSRYYL; this is encoded by the coding sequence ATGACAAGAGTTTTTTTAATATCTGGACTGTTTAGTTTGCTTTTAGGATTATTCACGGTTCCTTCATATGGGGACATACCTTTTCCTGAAACCCGAGGGAATGCTGCAGCTGTTATTCATGCCGACTCTGGCAAGATACTTTATGCTAAGGATATAGACAAAAAAATCTATCCTGCGAGCATGACTAAGATCGCCACAGCCCTATTTATTTTAAAAAAGCATCCCGAAGTGTTGAATCGTTTCATAACCGTAAAACAGGATGCGATTGCCTCTATTACTCCTCAGGCTAAAAAACAATCAGGATATCGCAGCCCCCCGCATTGGCTAGAAACTGACGGAGTGACAATACAGTTACAAAACAAAGAAGAAGTCTCGGGCTGGGACTTATTTCATGCGTTATTGATCTGTTCTGCTAACGATGCGGCAAATACTTTAGCCACAGCTTGCTCAGAATCTGTAGCAGAGTTTATGAAGCAATTAAACACATTCCTTAGGGAATTAGGGTGCGAGCATACGCATTTTAACAATCCCCATGGTCTACATCATCCTAACCACTACACAACAGCGCGTGATTTAACACGCATTATGCGTGAGTGTTTAAAAGAGCCCTTATTCCGTCAGGTTATCCGAACAACCAACTATAAAATGGCGCCTACAAACCTTAGCCAAGAAAGAGTTCTAAATCTAACGAATAAGCTAATTCTTCCCGGATCTACTTATTACTATCCTCCTGCTTTAGGGGGAAAAACGGGAACGACAAAAGATGCGGGAAAAAACCTTATCTTTGCAGCGAAGAAGCATGGCCGGTCTATTATCACGATAGCTGCCGGTTATCCTGCCATGGGGGAACTGTATGAGGATGTGATTGCTTTATGCGAAGGAGTCTTCAATGAACCTTTATTACGAAGATATTTAATTCCTCCGACAGAAAAATACACGCTGCGGTTGGGTCTTTTAGGGAAAGTTTCTATTCCTTTACCTCAGGGAGTATATTACGATTTCTATGCTTCTGAGGAAGAAGAACATCAGACAATTTCCTTTGTTCCTCACGCAACAAAGTTTCCCATTCACCGAGGAGATCTTCTGGGTCATTGGGTATTTCGTGGTCTTTCAGGAATGCAAATCCGTGCCGAGCCCCTGTATGCCTCCGAGACTATCCAACCTTCCATTACTCAGAAGTTTCGCTTGTATGCCAAGAGAGCTGTGACCTCTTACAGAACGTATATAGTCCTAACATTAATACTGCTTTATTACAGAAAAACTCGGATGCATAGGCATAAATCTTCTCGTTACTACCTATAA
- a CDS encoding RsmB/NOP family class I SAM-dependent RNA methyltransferase, which translates to MLPFRLYHLYTLLNELYTTPIGEVNRVALYFKQHRSLGSKDRQWMSARIFAILRHRRLLETLILRDNQEVSPETLVAKVEEGALDDIEQYQDLPWPVRYSISDDLAECLIEDYGQERAKELAGFFLKEAPCAIRVNTRRTSVEDLRKRLQYPCEPGSVPGSLRFDKRYPLQHSAAFHRGLFEIQDESSQKVTLDIPVSKKDRILDFCAGAGGKSLIFADRAHHVVLHDSRKDVLEEAKQRLRRAGARNFSIGEQYLRKNSFSIVVVDAPCTGSGVFRRHPEKKSQFSKKLLLTFSQVQRKILRDAVRYVKPGGKLVYITCSLLSEENEKQVAFMQSLGWEEERCMHTALSPEGGDGFFSARFVRKGRKILV; encoded by the coding sequence ATGCTGCCTTTTCGTCTTTATCATCTATATACATTACTTAATGAGCTATACACCACACCTATTGGTGAGGTAAATCGTGTGGCTCTGTATTTTAAACAACACCGCTCTTTGGGATCTAAAGATCGCCAATGGATGAGTGCACGTATTTTCGCGATCCTTCGTCACCGACGATTGTTAGAGACTCTTATTCTACGAGATAATCAAGAGGTTTCCCCCGAGACTCTAGTTGCTAAAGTAGAGGAGGGAGCTTTAGATGATATTGAGCAGTATCAGGATCTTCCTTGGCCTGTAAGGTATTCTATATCCGATGATCTTGCCGAATGCTTGATTGAAGATTATGGCCAAGAACGAGCAAAAGAACTTGCAGGATTTTTTCTTAAGGAAGCTCCCTGCGCTATTCGTGTGAACACACGAAGAACCTCTGTAGAAGACCTTCGAAAGCGTTTGCAATATCCCTGCGAACCTGGATCTGTTCCCGGTTCCCTGCGTTTTGATAAACGCTATCCTTTGCAGCATAGCGCAGCGTTTCATCGCGGATTGTTTGAAATTCAAGACGAATCGTCTCAGAAAGTCACGCTAGATATTCCTGTGAGCAAAAAAGATCGTATTCTGGATTTTTGTGCAGGAGCTGGAGGAAAAAGCCTCATTTTTGCTGACAGAGCGCATCATGTTGTTTTACATGACAGTAGAAAAGACGTTTTGGAAGAAGCAAAACAGCGTTTACGTAGAGCTGGAGCAAGGAATTTTTCTATAGGGGAACAATATCTAAGGAAAAATAGCTTTTCTATCGTAGTTGTTGACGCTCCTTGTACAGGATCGGGAGTATTCCGTCGTCATCCAGAAAAGAAAAGTCAGTTTTCTAAGAAACTCCTTCTAACATTCTCTCAGGTGCAAAGAAAAATCCTTAGGGATGCTGTACGTTACGTGAAACCTGGAGGGAAGTTAGTCTATATCACGTGTTCGCTACTTTCTGAAGAAAATGAAAAGCAAGTTGCTTTTATGCAGTCTTTAGGATGGGAAGAAGAACGTTGTATGCACACCGCACTGTCCCCCGAAGGTGGCGATGGCTTTTTTTCTGCCCGCTTTGTTCGCAAGGGCAGAAAGATTCTTGTATAG
- a CDS encoding TmeB family type III secretion system effector, translating to MGSPVSGSGGTEPPWKDMFTEKEPSTEGEGDDLDLEDRISDHVGSILDEQKAEGGIPEASASEGINSDLQGRVDLEIQEGFFRSLLSRIRRVATRIWYNRLGSPRFSIGNSCTRVYRELFRETELPEEVIASAKSTPESVTGCCTSIRRFFERAFKKMSNCICKRRSESSIDFCGADAEGPEGTIALALILRMATKWSAGEDLSYEIGSQKFSPAVAAAIAPIASYVETSVIVTRLESLVSGESQEDPIAAMRGIAKLAAVSHSKKIDCKRAIKSLSDTDPNYDYSFMLDLAARIDNLARKGYEETILARQILASLRVTHSQAMGEYLNLWGDDALQLETVLPVNYELVADIVAINLPSLEEAYRDNHKQYEKKLNDIIRHFFFAYETQGDKQRRLHQTNIEYPQNMDDEDPEK from the coding sequence ATGGGATCGCCAGTTTCAGGTAGTGGGGGAACAGAACCTCCATGGAAAGATATGTTTACGGAAAAAGAGCCTTCTACGGAGGGCGAGGGTGACGATCTTGATTTAGAGGATCGTATTTCTGATCACGTAGGCTCTATTTTGGATGAACAAAAAGCCGAAGGTGGCATACCCGAAGCTAGTGCTTCTGAGGGGATCAATAGTGATCTTCAAGGAAGAGTAGATTTAGAGATTCAAGAAGGATTTTTTAGAAGTTTATTATCTAGGATACGTCGAGTTGCTACAAGGATCTGGTATAACAGATTAGGATCCCCGCGTTTTTCAATAGGCAATTCATGTACCCGAGTCTACAGGGAACTTTTCCGAGAAACAGAATTACCCGAAGAGGTTATTGCTTCAGCTAAATCGACTCCAGAATCTGTAACCGGCTGTTGCACGTCCATAAGAAGATTTTTTGAAAGAGCCTTTAAAAAAATGAGTAATTGCATCTGTAAAAGACGTTCGGAATCTTCTATAGATTTCTGCGGAGCAGATGCCGAGGGGCCTGAAGGAACTATAGCCCTTGCTTTAATATTGCGCATGGCTACTAAGTGGTCTGCAGGTGAGGATCTCTCCTATGAAATAGGAAGTCAAAAATTTAGCCCTGCTGTGGCTGCGGCTATTGCCCCCATAGCAAGTTATGTAGAGACCTCTGTGATTGTGACACGTCTAGAGTCCTTAGTTTCCGGAGAATCTCAAGAAGATCCTATCGCAGCCATGCGGGGGATTGCAAAGCTTGCGGCTGTGTCTCACAGTAAAAAAATTGATTGTAAACGTGCTATAAAATCCCTAAGCGATACCGATCCTAATTATGACTACTCATTTATGCTAGATCTAGCCGCTCGTATTGATAATCTTGCCCGTAAGGGATATGAAGAAACTATTCTGGCAAGACAGATTCTTGCATCTTTGCGTGTTACACATTCCCAAGCAATGGGAGAATACCTCAATTTATGGGGAGATGATGCATTGCAGTTGGAGACAGTACTTCCTGTAAATTATGAATTAGTCGCTGACATTGTTGCGATTAATCTACCCAGCTTAGAAGAGGCGTATCGAGATAATCATAAGCAATACGAAAAAAAGCTTAATGACATTATCCGCCACTTTTTCTTTGCTTACGAAACACAAGGGGATAAGCAGCGAAGGTTACATCAAACCAATATAGAATATCCTCAAAATATGGATGATGAAGACCCGGAGAAGTAG
- the semD gene encoding SemD/SinC family type III secretion system effector, which yields MGINPSGRGNNNDLWISGAHNQHEDVQDAGGSLGAIGAHNVSTENNTKESSSFLSRIGSIVRGFFSGLFSKSSSSKTSSRTASPQTTPSSSRRSSHASDDSSTSSMEIGGSGSDSDSARSTEGAARGLQKKGYTPGTRVQTPTVPPEGARRLQRPTHPAPQPPVAPSTSSSGVRVKRQAPQPPTGGSHAKLQRRGSTSSMSSIDSIGSESSAKESASIASRLKLELEAHSAKRQTQLASLSDQIRDRWTNNENQTPLEYKLSSLQTLAARCSQAREESRLKVESSLTRPAINEAPLKMATSQARSLWDLGEKEYRSDGGSDLLQVLTRMALEGGLLSPEVDYEDYVSQLIDEYGDPDQGYSWQPILQSLARELNSIREANPSGMPKFWSSFSGKGEAIMRSAYNRTAATNTGKYDSGKVQAERRWNNGALDLMKGLSPETYVKTASVLAVDVFSFGED from the coding sequence ATGGGAATTAATCCAAGCGGTCGCGGCAATAACAATGATCTATGGATTTCTGGAGCTCATAACCAACATGAAGATGTTCAAGATGCTGGTGGTTCATTGGGAGCAATAGGAGCCCATAATGTTTCTACGGAAAATAATACAAAGGAAAGCAGCAGTTTCTTATCAAGAATTGGAAGTATTGTTAGGGGATTTTTCTCGGGATTATTCAGTAAAAGTTCCTCTTCAAAAACGAGCTCTCGAACTGCTTCGCCACAAACAACTCCATCTAGTAGTCGTAGGTCTTCCCATGCATCTGACGATTCTTCCACATCGAGTATGGAGATAGGTGGATCTGGTTCGGATTCCGATAGCGCAAGGTCCACAGAAGGTGCTGCTCGAGGATTACAAAAGAAAGGCTATACCCCAGGCACACGAGTGCAAACTCCTACAGTGCCACCTGAAGGAGCTAGAAGACTACAACGACCAACACACCCAGCTCCTCAGCCCCCTGTGGCTCCATCAACAAGCAGTTCAGGAGTCCGTGTTAAACGTCAGGCTCCTCAGCCTCCAACAGGAGGTTCTCATGCAAAACTACAACGTCGTGGCAGTACATCGTCTATGTCAAGCATAGACTCTATAGGGAGTGAAAGCTCCGCAAAAGAATCAGCTTCAATCGCAAGCAGATTAAAATTAGAGCTGGAGGCGCACAGTGCTAAGAGACAAACGCAGCTAGCCTCGTTATCTGATCAGATTAGAGATCGTTGGACCAATAATGAAAATCAAACTCCTTTAGAATACAAGCTCTCTTCTTTGCAAACGCTAGCAGCTAGATGCTCTCAAGCCCGCGAGGAGTCTCGCTTAAAGGTTGAATCTAGTTTGACAAGGCCAGCGATTAATGAAGCTCCGTTAAAGATGGCAACCTCTCAAGCGCGATCTCTGTGGGATCTTGGCGAGAAAGAATACAGATCAGATGGGGGGTCTGATCTTCTTCAAGTGTTAACACGTATGGCTTTGGAAGGGGGCTTACTAAGCCCCGAAGTAGACTATGAGGATTACGTTAGTCAACTGATAGATGAATACGGAGATCCTGATCAAGGGTATAGTTGGCAGCCCATACTACAGTCTCTTGCGAGAGAGTTAAATAGCATAAGAGAAGCTAACCCCAGTGGCATGCCAAAATTCTGGTCTAGTTTTTCTGGAAAAGGCGAAGCCATTATGAGAAGTGCGTACAATAGGACCGCGGCTACAAATACAGGAAAATATGATTCCGGTAAGGTTCAAGCAGAAAGGCGATGGAATAATGGGGCCTTGGATTTAATGAAGGGTTTAAGCCCAGAAACATATGTGAAAACAGCTTCAGTTTTAGCTGTTGATGTTTTTAGTTTTGGAGAGGATTAA
- a CDS encoding phosphoglycerate kinase, which yields MDRLTVRDLSPEEKKVLVRVDFNVPIKDGKILDDIRIRSAMPTINYLLQKRAAVILMSHLGRPRGSGFEEKYSLQPVVEVLEGYLGHHVPLAPDCIGEVARQAVAQLSPGRVLILENLRFHRGEEHPEEDPAFAAELSSYGDFYVNDAFGTSHRKHTSVYTVPQAFPGRCAAGLLMEKELEFLGTHLLISPKRPFTAILGGAKVSSKIGVIEALLSQVDNLLLAGGMGYTFLKALGKSVGNSLVEESGIELATRVLQIAKQRNVRIVLPVDAKVAKTCDSGVSWSEVSINQGIPADLEGLDIGTQTIQEFCKIIDASATVFWNGPVGVYEVPPFDQGSMAIANCLARHPSATTVVGGGDAAAVIALAGCSSQVSHVSTGGGASLEFLEKGFLPGTEVLSPTRG from the coding sequence ATGGATAGATTGACAGTCAGGGACCTCTCCCCAGAAGAAAAGAAGGTTTTAGTTCGTGTAGATTTTAATGTTCCTATAAAAGATGGGAAGATTCTTGATGATATCCGCATTCGTAGTGCAATGCCGACGATTAATTACCTATTGCAAAAACGCGCGGCTGTCATTTTAATGAGTCACCTAGGACGCCCCAGAGGAAGTGGATTCGAAGAGAAATATTCTCTACAACCTGTTGTTGAAGTTTTAGAAGGATATTTAGGACACCATGTGCCACTTGCCCCCGATTGTATCGGAGAAGTTGCGCGCCAGGCTGTTGCACAGCTTTCTCCAGGACGCGTGTTGATACTAGAGAATCTGCGTTTCCATAGAGGAGAAGAACATCCTGAAGAAGATCCGGCTTTTGCCGCTGAACTTTCCTCTTATGGGGATTTTTATGTGAATGATGCGTTTGGAACTTCGCATAGGAAACACACCTCTGTTTATACTGTTCCCCAGGCTTTTCCAGGGAGATGTGCAGCGGGGCTTCTTATGGAAAAAGAGCTCGAGTTTTTAGGGACGCACCTTTTAATTTCTCCAAAGCGCCCCTTCACAGCAATCCTAGGCGGAGCTAAGGTGTCTTCAAAAATTGGTGTTATAGAAGCTCTACTTTCTCAAGTAGATAACTTACTTCTTGCTGGAGGAATGGGTTATACTTTCTTAAAGGCTTTAGGGAAATCTGTGGGGAATTCCCTAGTGGAAGAGTCGGGAATAGAACTCGCTACTCGTGTTTTGCAAATTGCTAAGCAGCGTAACGTGCGTATTGTCCTTCCCGTAGATGCAAAGGTTGCTAAGACCTGTGATTCTGGTGTTTCCTGGTCTGAAGTGTCCATAAATCAGGGAATTCCTGCAGATCTTGAGGGGCTGGATATCGGAACGCAAACGATTCAAGAATTTTGTAAAATCATAGATGCTTCGGCGACAGTATTTTGGAATGGACCTGTCGGCGTTTACGAAGTTCCTCCTTTTGATCAGGGCTCTATGGCTATTGCAAATTGTCTAGCACGTCATCCCTCTGCTACTACCGTAGTTGGGGGAGGGGATGCCGCAGCTGTTATTGCTCTAGCTGGGTGTTCTTCCCAGGTCTCGCATGTATCCACCGGTGGGGGAGCTTCTTTAGAGTTTTTAGAAAAAGGCTTTTTACCGGGAACGGAAGTTCTTTCTCCAACTCGAGGGTAA